A single genomic interval of Spirosoma linguale DSM 74 harbors:
- a CDS encoding addiction module toxin, Txe/YoeB family (TIGRFAM: addiction module toxin, Txe/YoeB family~PFAM: Addiction module toxin Txe/YoeB~KEGG: aby:p1ABAYE0005 putative toxin): protein MNLSWDKDAWEDYIYWQQTEKSVLRRINELIKECLRTPFEGKGKPEPLKENLSGFWSRRITDEHRLVYRVEADRIHIIQCRFHY from the coding sequence ATGAACCTATCGTGGGATAAGGATGCATGGGAGGATTACATTTATTGGCAGCAGACAGAAAAAAGTGTACTGCGTCGTATTAATGAACTCATCAAAGAATGCCTTCGAACCCCGTTTGAGGGCAAAGGAAAGCCAGAGCCCTTAAAGGAAAACTTGTCTGGGTTTTGGTCGAGACGAATCACCGATGAACATCGTCTCGTATACCGGGTCGAAGCTGACCGAATACATATCATCCAATGCCGGTTTCATTATTAA